A single genomic interval of Mucilaginibacter boryungensis harbors:
- a CDS encoding sigma-70 family RNA polymerase sigma factor, producing the protein MRQLKITQSITNRESQSLDKYLHEIGKVDLITAEEEVILAQKIREGDQAALERLTKTNLRFVVSVAKQYQNQGLTLGDLINEGNLGLIKAAKRFDETKGFKFISYAVWWIRQSILQAIAEQSRIVRLPLNQVGSLSKISKAFSKLEQEYEREPSPEELADILETTVDKISDTLSNSGRHVSMDAPFVQGEENTLLDVLENKEPNTDSILINESLSEEIKRSLSTLTEREREIIVLFFGLGTNHPLSLEEIGEKFNLTRERVRQIKDKALQRLRHTSRSKILKSYLG; encoded by the coding sequence ATGAGACAACTCAAAATAACCCAATCCATTACCAACCGTGAGTCGCAGTCGCTGGACAAGTATCTTCACGAAATTGGTAAGGTTGATCTGATTACTGCCGAAGAAGAAGTAATTCTTGCCCAAAAGATCCGCGAAGGCGACCAGGCCGCGCTGGAACGTTTAACAAAAACCAACTTACGTTTCGTTGTATCAGTAGCCAAACAGTATCAAAACCAAGGCCTTACCCTGGGCGATTTGATTAATGAAGGCAACTTAGGTTTGATAAAAGCCGCCAAGCGTTTTGATGAGACCAAAGGTTTCAAATTTATTTCATACGCGGTGTGGTGGATCCGTCAGTCTATATTGCAGGCTATCGCCGAGCAGTCGCGTATTGTACGTTTACCATTAAACCAGGTAGGCTCATTAAGCAAGATCAGCAAGGCTTTCTCTAAATTAGAGCAGGAATACGAGCGCGAGCCGTCGCCTGAAGAACTGGCCGACATACTGGAAACTACCGTTGATAAAATTTCAGACACCTTAAGCAATTCGGGCCGCCATGTTTCTATGGATGCACCATTTGTACAGGGCGAGGAAAATACATTATTAGATGTATTGGAAAACAAAGAGCCTAATACAGACTCTATCCTGATCAATGAATCCTTATCTGAAGAAATTAAACGCTCGCTTTCAACTTTAACCGAACGCGAACGCGAGATCATCGTTCTGTTTTTTGGCTTAGGCACCAATCACCCGCTTTCATTAGAGGAAATAGGTGAGAAATTTAATTTAACCCGCGAAAGGGTACGTCAGATTAAAGACAAAGCCTTACAACGATTAAGACATACCAGCAGGAGTAAGATCCTAAAATCATACTTAGGTTAA
- a CDS encoding SDR family oxidoreductase, translating into MAKIALITGATSGIGEACAKVFARERYDLILTGRRIDRLETLAAHLREEYNVNVTTLQFDVRNRDEVVKHLESLNDECKKVNVLVNNAGLSLGLEPFQEGSYDDWDTMIDTNIKGLLYVGKVVANWMIANGFGHIINLGSIAGKEVYANGNVYCATKHAVDALNKGMRIDLLPHGIKVTAVHPGAVETEFSEVRFKGDKARAKKVYEGFEPLVADDVAETIWFCASRPAHVNINDILVMPTAQSGGSNIFRK; encoded by the coding sequence ATGGCCAAAATTGCATTGATAACCGGCGCCACATCGGGCATCGGCGAAGCCTGCGCAAAGGTATTCGCCCGCGAACGTTATGATCTTATACTTACCGGTCGCCGGATAGACAGGCTGGAAACCCTTGCCGCGCATTTACGTGAAGAATATAATGTGAACGTAACTACACTGCAATTTGATGTACGTAACCGCGATGAGGTTGTAAAACACCTGGAAAGCCTTAACGATGAATGCAAAAAAGTTAATGTGCTGGTTAACAATGCTGGATTAAGCCTTGGGCTGGAACCGTTTCAGGAAGGAAGTTATGATGATTGGGATACCATGATTGATACCAACATAAAGGGGCTGCTGTATGTAGGGAAGGTTGTGGCTAACTGGATGATAGCAAATGGCTTTGGCCATATTATTAATTTAGGTTCAATAGCAGGTAAAGAAGTTTACGCAAATGGCAATGTGTACTGTGCCACTAAGCACGCGGTTGATGCCCTGAACAAAGGCATGCGGATAGATTTGTTGCCGCATGGTATAAAAGTAACCGCCGTACATCCCGGCGCGGTTGAAACAGAGTTTTCGGAAGTGCGTTTTAAAGGGGATAAAGCCCGTGCCAAAAAAGTATATGAAGGCTTTGAACCCCTGGTAGCCGATGATGTAGCCGAAACCATTTGGTTTTGCGCATCGCGCCCGGCACATGTAAATATTAACGATATACTGGTAATGCCTACCGCGCAATCGGGAGGGAGTAATATATTTAGAAAATAG
- a CDS encoding CoA transferase subunit A, protein MNKVVNNADEAIRDIENGATLMLGGFGLCGLPENCIAALVKKKVTGLTCISNNAGVDDFGIGLMLKQRQVKKMISSYVGENAEFERQLLSGELEVELVPQGTLATRCMAAGYGMPAIFTPAGIGTEVAIGKEVRNFNGKDYLMEMAFDADFAIVKAWKGDTAGNLIYRSTARNFNPVMAMAGKVTIAEVEELVEPGQLDPDNIHTPGIYVHRIFQGSNYEKRIEQRTVRER, encoded by the coding sequence ATGAACAAAGTAGTTAATAATGCGGATGAAGCTATTCGCGATATAGAAAACGGCGCGACTTTAATGCTTGGTGGTTTCGGCTTATGCGGCTTGCCCGAAAACTGTATTGCTGCGCTGGTTAAAAAGAAAGTAACCGGCTTAACATGCATATCTAACAACGCCGGGGTTGATGATTTTGGCATTGGCCTAATGCTTAAACAGCGCCAGGTGAAGAAAATGATATCATCGTACGTAGGGGAAAACGCCGAGTTTGAACGCCAACTGCTGAGTGGCGAACTTGAGGTAGAACTGGTACCGCAAGGCACTTTGGCAACCCGCTGTATGGCCGCGGGTTACGGCATGCCGGCTATTTTTACCCCTGCGGGTATTGGTACCGAGGTAGCTATCGGTAAGGAAGTACGCAATTTTAATGGTAAGGATTACCTGATGGAGATGGCCTTTGATGCCGATTTCGCGATAGTAAAAGCCTGGAAGGGCGATACCGCCGGTAACCTCATCTATCGGTCGACCGCGCGCAATTTTAACCCGGTAATGGCTATGGCAGGCAAAGTAACTATTGCCGAAGTAGAAGAATTAGTGGAACCCGGCCAACTCGACCCGGACAATATCCATACCCCCGGCATCTATGTACATCGCATTTTCCAGGGAAGCAATTACGAAAAAAGAATAGAACAGCGGACGGTAAGGGAGCGATAG
- a CDS encoding MBL fold metallo-hydrolase, translating into MTLHTIDTGFFKLDGGAMFGVVPKSIWQKTNPADDNNMCTWAMRCLLVEDAGRLILIDTGIGNKQSEKFFSHYYLHGDATMDSSLKKLGFHRDDITDVFLTHLHFDHVGGAVERNGETLAPAFKNATYWSNEKHWEWAINPNEREKASFLKENIMPIQESGQLKFIDVRDGVQFTDNFNVHFVSGHTDSMMLPLIGYKGRKILYMADLLPSVGHLPVPYVMAYDMFPLTTISERKKYWAEAVANDYVLYLEHDPINECCTVQETDKGIRVKEAFKLNEL; encoded by the coding sequence ATGACTTTACATACCATAGATACCGGCTTTTTTAAATTAGATGGCGGCGCCATGTTTGGCGTGGTACCAAAATCCATCTGGCAAAAAACTAACCCTGCCGATGATAACAATATGTGTACCTGGGCCATGCGCTGCCTGCTGGTAGAAGATGCAGGACGTTTGATCTTAATTGACACGGGCATAGGCAATAAGCAAAGCGAAAAATTCTTTAGTCATTATTACCTGCATGGCGATGCTACTATGGATAGCTCCCTAAAAAAGCTGGGCTTCCACCGCGATGATATTACCGATGTATTTTTAACTCATCTGCATTTCGACCATGTGGGCGGCGCGGTAGAACGAAACGGAGAAACCCTTGCCCCTGCCTTTAAAAACGCCACTTACTGGAGCAACGAAAAGCATTGGGAATGGGCTATAAACCCTAACGAACGTGAAAAAGCTTCCTTCCTGAAGGAAAACATTATGCCGATACAGGAAAGCGGTCAACTTAAATTTATTGATGTACGGGACGGCGTACAATTTACCGATAACTTCAACGTACACTTTGTATCAGGACATACAGATAGTATGATGCTGCCGCTGATTGGTTATAAAGGACGGAAAATATTGTATATGGCCGATCTGCTGCCATCTGTAGGCCACTTGCCTGTGCCTTATGTAATGGCTTACGATATGTTTCCGCTTACCACCATTAGCGAACGCAAAAAATATTGGGCTGAAGCAGTGGCTAATGATTATGTACTTTACCTTGAACACGACCCGATAAACGAGTGTTGTACGGTGCAGGAAACCGATAAAGGCATCAGGGTTAAAGAGGCATTTAAGTTAAACGAATTATAA
- the ubiE gene encoding bifunctional demethylmenaquinone methyltransferase/2-methoxy-6-polyprenyl-1,4-benzoquinol methylase UbiE — MSKTVTPYQHDDATKKEQVADMFNNIAKTYDFLNHFLSLGIDVIWRKIAINELKKDKPARVLDVATGTGDFAFEALNILKPEKIVGVDISQGMLDIAQQKINKRRLSDKYEVKLGDSEKLPFEADEFNAVTVAYGVRNFENLEAGLADMLRVLKPGGKAVILEFSKPRAFPIKQLYNFYFNYVTPGIGKIFSKDARAYTYLPESVAAFPDGRDFVALMDKVGFKNTKNRPLAFGICSIYTGVK, encoded by the coding sequence ATGAGCAAAACCGTAACGCCCTACCAGCACGATGATGCCACCAAGAAAGAACAGGTGGCCGATATGTTTAACAACATTGCCAAAACATACGATTTCCTGAATCATTTCCTTTCGCTGGGTATTGATGTGATATGGCGCAAGATTGCCATTAACGAATTAAAGAAAGATAAACCCGCCCGTGTCTTAGATGTTGCCACCGGCACCGGCGATTTTGCCTTCGAAGCGCTAAATATCCTTAAACCCGAAAAAATTGTGGGGGTAGATATTTCGCAGGGGATGCTGGATATCGCGCAGCAAAAAATAAATAAACGCCGCCTTTCAGATAAATATGAAGTTAAACTGGGCGATTCGGAAAAACTACCATTTGAAGCCGACGAGTTTAACGCAGTTACCGTAGCTTATGGCGTGCGCAATTTTGAAAACCTTGAAGCTGGTTTAGCAGATATGTTGCGGGTGCTGAAACCAGGGGGCAAAGCTGTGATACTTGAGTTTAGCAAACCCAGGGCGTTCCCAATTAAGCAATTATATAATTTCTATTTTAATTATGTTACGCCGGGTATTGGCAAAATATTTTCAAAAGATGCCAGGGCTTATACTTACCTGCCCGAATCGGTAGCGGCCTTTCCGGATGGGAGGGATTTTGTGGCGCTTATGGATAAAGTTGGCTTCAAAAATACCAAAAATCGCCCTTTAGCGTTTGGTATTTGTTCTATTTACACGGGCGTTAAATGA
- the porT gene encoding type IX secretion/gliding motility protein PorT/SprT: protein MIKLRLLLTAVLMFLCNALFAQDQVVHAWASGADQRDLSFGFTFQYVSTDFKIDKKPDWRSPFYDPATGLKLTDSLNSISSKSSQGFAIGFITRYRLTDHAEVRLTPMLVFADRLLEYEYKDANGNPLLTKAGINFNNTLEQQVQTTMVEFPLSMKLKSDRLGNFRAYLLGGLKYSMLISSKKQDANASPIDKLVKNVNGFASYEAGIGFDIYFEYFKFSPEFKMSNSFKNVLVPENHPYSRPIDKLFLHTIMFSLYFE from the coding sequence ATGATAAAACTGCGGCTGCTGCTTACTGCTGTCTTGATGTTTTTGTGCAATGCATTATTTGCGCAAGACCAGGTAGTACATGCATGGGCCAGTGGCGCCGACCAACGCGACCTGAGTTTCGGTTTTACCTTTCAATACGTCAGCACCGATTTTAAGATCGATAAAAAACCCGATTGGCGCTCGCCTTTTTATGATCCGGCAACGGGCCTGAAATTAACAGATTCGTTAAATAGCATCAGTTCTAAAAGCTCACAGGGTTTTGCTATCGGTTTTATTACCCGCTATCGCCTTACCGACCATGCAGAAGTGCGGCTGACACCAATGCTGGTATTTGCCGACAGGTTGCTGGAATATGAGTATAAGGATGCTAATGGTAACCCTTTGTTAACTAAAGCGGGAATAAATTTTAATAACACACTTGAACAACAGGTACAAACCACCATGGTTGAATTCCCGCTATCTATGAAGTTAAAATCGGATAGGTTGGGTAACTTCAGGGCCTATTTATTGGGTGGGCTTAAATATTCAATGCTGATCAGCTCTAAAAAACAGGATGCGAATGCCTCACCAATTGATAAACTGGTAAAAAATGTAAATGGTTTTGCATCGTACGAGGCTGGTATAGGTTTCGATATTTATTTTGAATATTTTAAATTTTCGCCCGAGTTTAAAATGTCCAATTCGTTCAAAAACGTATTAGTGCCCGAAAATCATCCGTATTCGCGCCCTATAGACAAGTTGTTCCTGCATACTATTATGTTTAGTTTGTACTTCGAATAG